Proteins co-encoded in one Campylobacter jejuni genomic window:
- a CDS encoding MFS transporter: MFLLKESKHEKSENLKWSDFLSLIKNPALWLVVAITFCTYFFNMSFYYFTPYASNVIGTSAVFAAILAVLASYIRPIVSIVGGFVADGFGKAKVMLVGFVTMGLGVVLLMFSAYWGGFIQMVALTLACVIVYVAMYSNFSIYYSLLSEGKIPVHLAGMAIGIVSTFGYLPEVFAPVLAGDLLDKYQGVKGFHIYFSIMIAMAIMGANFCLFWIKKYNKKGKKYEENN, from the coding sequence TTGTTTCTTTTAAAAGAGAGTAAGCATGAAAAAAGTGAAAATTTAAAATGGAGTGATTTTTTATCTCTTATTAAAAATCCTGCTTTATGGCTTGTGGTGGCCATCACTTTTTGTACTTATTTTTTCAATATGAGTTTTTATTATTTTACCCCTTATGCGAGTAATGTTATAGGTACTTCTGCTGTATTTGCAGCTATTTTAGCGGTTTTAGCCTCTTATATACGCCCCATTGTTTCTATAGTAGGTGGTTTTGTAGCTGATGGTTTTGGAAAGGCTAAGGTTATGTTAGTGGGTTTTGTAACCATGGGACTTGGAGTGGTGCTTTTAATGTTTAGTGCTTATTGGGGTGGTTTTATACAAATGGTGGCTTTAACCTTAGCTTGTGTGATTGTTTATGTGGCTATGTATTCTAATTTTAGTATTTATTATTCTTTATTAAGCGAGGGTAAAATTCCTGTACATTTAGCTGGTATGGCCATAGGTATAGTTTCTACTTTTGGATATTTGCCTGAAGTTTTTGCACCTGTTTTAGCCGGAGATTTGCTTGATAAATATCAAGGAGTAAAGGGTTTTCATATCTATTTTAGTATCATGATTGCTATGGCTATTATGGGTGCTAATTTTTGTTTGTTTTGGATAAAAAAATACAATAAAAAAGGAAAAAAATATGAAGAAAATAATTAA
- the rplF gene encoding 50S ribosomal protein L6: MSRIGKQPIAIPAGVEVKLEGNLLKFKKGNLAKELDTKANVNVEIKDNNILFSPKGEDRQSRAYWGTYRALAYNIVVGLTQGFSKTLEINGVGYKAALKGKVLELSLGFSHPINYDIPEGIEIVVDKNTIAVKGSDKQVVGQVAAQIREFRPPEPYKGKGVKYSDERIIRKAGKTSKK; this comes from the coding sequence ATGTCTCGTATAGGTAAACAACCGATTGCTATTCCAGCAGGAGTAGAAGTAAAATTAGAAGGAAATTTGCTTAAATTTAAAAAAGGAAATTTAGCAAAAGAACTTGATACTAAAGCAAATGTAAATGTTGAGATTAAAGATAATAATATTCTTTTTTCTCCAAAAGGTGAAGACAGACAAAGTAGAGCTTATTGGGGAACTTACAGAGCTTTAGCTTACAATATCGTTGTAGGTTTAACTCAAGGTTTTTCAAAAACTCTTGAAATCAATGGAGTTGGTTATAAAGCAGCTTTAAAAGGTAAAGTTTTAGAACTAAGCCTTGGTTTTTCTCATCCTATTAATTATGATATTCCAGAAGGAATTGAAATTGTAGTGGATAAAAATACTATTGCAGTTAAAGGAAGTGATAAACAAGTTGTAGGTCAAGTTGCTGCTCAAATTCGTGAATTTAGACCACCAGAGCCATATAAAGGAAAAGGCGTTAAGTATTCTGATGAACGCATTATCCGCAAAGCTGGTAAGACATCTAAGAAGTAA
- the rplP gene encoding 50S ribosomal protein L16 gives MLMPKRTKYRKMMKGRNRGYANRGTEFTFGEFALKATEAGRINSRQIEAARIALTRFVKRQGKTWIRVFPDKPLTKKPLETRMGKGKGAVEEWVMNIKPGRIIYEMAGVSEEMAREALTLAMHKLPFKTKFVTRESQNEIY, from the coding sequence ATGTTAATGCCAAAAAGAACTAAATATCGCAAAATGATGAAAGGGCGTAACAGAGGTTATGCTAATCGTGGAACAGAATTTACTTTTGGTGAATTTGCATTAAAAGCAACTGAAGCAGGACGCATTAACTCACGCCAAATCGAAGCAGCGCGTATCGCTTTAACTCGTTTTGTTAAAAGACAAGGAAAAACTTGGATTAGAGTTTTCCCAGATAAGCCTTTGACAAAAAAACCTTTAGAAACTCGTATGGGTAAAGGTAAAGGTGCTGTTGAAGAATGGGTAATGAATATCAAGCCAGGTCGTATTATTTATGAAATGGCAGGAGTAAGCGAAGAAATGGCAAGAGAAGCATTGACTTTAGCTATGCATAAACTTCCATTTAAAACTAAGTTTGTTACAAGAGAGAGCCAAAATGAAATATACTGA
- the rplE gene encoding 50S ribosomal protein L5 — MMRLKEKYNQSIKPALVKEFDIKNPMLIPVIEKVVISVGAGELAKDQKVLQNVADTISLIAGQKAVITKAKKSVAGFKVREGFPVGVMVTLRKENMYAFLDKLISIALPRVKDFRGLSRDGFDGRGNYNFGLDEQLMFPEVEYDKILRTHGMNISIVTTAQNDKQAQKLLELIGVPFTKGK; from the coding sequence ATGATGAGATTAAAAGAAAAATATAATCAAAGCATTAAACCTGCATTGGTTAAAGAATTTGATATTAAAAATCCTATGCTTATCCCTGTGATCGAAAAAGTAGTTATCAGCGTAGGTGCTGGTGAGTTGGCTAAAGATCAAAAAGTATTGCAAAATGTTGCAGATACTATTTCTTTAATTGCAGGACAAAAGGCTGTGATTACTAAAGCTAAAAAATCAGTTGCAGGATTTAAAGTTCGCGAAGGTTTTCCTGTGGGTGTAATGGTAACTTTAAGAAAAGAAAATATGTATGCTTTTCTTGATAAATTAATTTCTATTGCTTTGCCAAGGGTGAAAGACTTTAGAGGTTTAAGTAGAGATGGTTTTGATGGACGCGGAAACTATAACTTCGGTCTTGATGAGCAGTTGATGTTCCCAGAAGTGGAGTATGATAAAATTTTAAGAACTCATGGTATGAACATTTCTATAGTTACAACAGCACAAAATGACAAACAGGCACAAAAGTTATTAGAACTTATCGGTGTGCCATTTACAAAAGGAAAGTAA
- the rplX gene encoding 50S ribosomal protein L24 gives MAVKLKIKKGDSVKVITGDDKGKTGKVLAVYPKTLKVVVEGCKIAKKAIKPSEKNPNGGFINKEMPMDISNVAKVQE, from the coding sequence ATGGCGGTTAAATTAAAAATCAAAAAAGGTGATAGCGTTAAGGTTATCACAGGCGATGATAAAGGTAAAACAGGTAAAGTTTTAGCGGTATATCCAAAAACACTTAAAGTGGTAGTTGAAGGATGTAAAATCGCTAAAAAAGCTATTAAGCCGAGTGAGAAAAACCCAAATGGTGGTTTTATCAATAAAGAAATGCCAATGGATATTTCCAATGTGGCAAAAGTTCAGGAGTAA
- the rplR gene encoding 50S ribosomal protein L18 produces MRANVLKRKLTLRIKRKKRIRAKISGCENFPRISVFKSNRTLYIQAIDDVKAVTLAAVDGRKLGVKANKEGAKKIAAEFAKTLKAKKIEQAVFDRNGYVYHGVIAALAESLRENGIRL; encoded by the coding sequence ATGAGAGCAAATGTATTAAAAAGAAAACTAACTTTAAGAATCAAAAGAAAAAAAAGAATTAGAGCGAAAATTTCAGGTTGTGAAAATTTTCCAAGAATTTCTGTATTTAAATCAAACAGAACTCTATATATCCAAGCGATTGATGATGTAAAAGCTGTAACTTTAGCAGCAGTTGATGGACGCAAACTTGGCGTTAAAGCAAATAAAGAAGGTGCTAAAAAAATCGCTGCTGAATTTGCTAAAACTTTAAAAGCTAAAAAGATAGAACAAGCTGTTTTTGATAGAAATGGTTATGTATATCATGGTGTTATCGCAGCATTGGCTGAATCTTTAAGAGAAAATGGCATTAGGCTATAA
- a CDS encoding CocE/NonD family hydrolase → MKKIIKDFKFKVKVIENIWITLKDGTRLSSRIWFPQTDEKLPAILEYIPYRKNDGTRTRDEPMHGYFAGNGYVVVRVDMRGSGESDGLLKDEYLKQEQDDALELIEWIAKQEWCNGKVGMMGKSWGGFNSLQVAARRPKNLKAIIVVGFTDDRYNEDIHYKGGCLLNDNFWWGNIMLAYQARFVDPKIDPNGREKWLHRLENMPLWPALWMEHNLKDKYWKHGSVSENYEDIQAPVFALDGWADSYTNPVFTLMQGLKVPRKAIIGPWAHVYPHDGFPAPAMGFLQEALKWWDKWLKDEDNNVLDCPMIQAYIEDPLKPSSKVSEVKGRFVGLESYPSKDINYHAYFLNPYRLTQEKSKQSIKINTPQNHGLLAGEWMGAVVLGESPADQRLDDGLAVVFESEILQDEFDVLGYPLLKVKLNSDKPKAMLFAQLSEVREDGFVQRVIYGVLNLALNKERSEFTPLIKNEWIQRELRLDCCGYRFAKGSKIRLSLATTFWPMFWPMPENVTLTLDLNECDFALPVFSGKDSNKVNLEAQSAPLTPLTLLKEGRVDRSITYDILSDTYACITDGVGGVFGEGIYRFDEIDVLVEHNLKRELVLQNEDPLSAKHTITQKMKIGRENCMMDADIILTQTSDKEYFYIKGKMQVKENEKLVFDKNYNYKTLRKSL, encoded by the coding sequence ATGAAGAAAATAATTAAAGATTTTAAATTTAAAGTGAAAGTGATAGAAAATATTTGGATTACTTTAAAGGATGGCACAAGGCTTTCTTCTAGAATTTGGTTTCCACAAACCGATGAGAAACTTCCTGCTATTTTAGAATACATTCCTTATAGAAAAAATGATGGTACAAGAACAAGAGATGAACCTATGCATGGCTATTTTGCAGGCAATGGTTATGTTGTTGTAAGAGTGGATATGAGAGGCAGTGGGGAATCTGATGGGCTCTTAAAAGATGAGTATTTAAAGCAAGAACAAGATGATGCCTTAGAGCTTATAGAATGGATAGCCAAACAAGAATGGTGCAATGGCAAAGTAGGCATGATGGGTAAGTCTTGGGGTGGTTTTAATTCTTTGCAAGTGGCTGCTAGAAGACCTAAGAATTTAAAAGCCATTATAGTGGTGGGTTTTACCGATGATAGATACAATGAAGATATACATTATAAAGGCGGGTGTTTGCTCAATGATAATTTTTGGTGGGGCAATATCATGCTTGCTTATCAAGCCCGTTTTGTAGATCCAAAAATTGATCCAAATGGAAGAGAGAAATGGCTTCATAGACTTGAAAATATGCCTTTATGGCCTGCTTTATGGATGGAACATAATTTAAAGGATAAGTATTGGAAACATGGCTCGGTGAGTGAAAATTATGAGGATATACAAGCACCTGTTTTTGCTTTAGATGGATGGGCTGATTCTTATACCAATCCTGTTTTTACTCTCATGCAAGGTTTAAAGGTTCCAAGAAAAGCCATTATAGGCCCTTGGGCTCATGTTTATCCGCACGATGGTTTTCCAGCTCCTGCTATGGGATTTTTACAAGAAGCTTTAAAATGGTGGGATAAATGGCTAAAAGATGAAGATAATAATGTTCTTGATTGTCCTATGATACAAGCTTATATAGAAGATCCTTTAAAACCTAGTTCTAAAGTGAGTGAGGTTAAAGGGCGTTTTGTGGGATTAGAAAGTTATCCTAGTAAGGATATAAATTATCATGCCTATTTTTTAAATCCTTATAGACTCACTCAAGAAAAAAGCAAGCAAAGCATTAAGATTAATACCCCACAAAATCATGGACTTTTAGCTGGAGAGTGGATGGGAGCAGTCGTTTTGGGAGAAAGTCCTGCAGATCAAAGATTAGATGATGGTTTAGCTGTGGTTTTTGAAAGTGAAATTTTGCAAGATGAGTTTGATGTTTTAGGTTATCCCTTGTTAAAAGTGAAATTAAATAGCGATAAGCCTAAAGCTATGCTTTTTGCACAACTTAGTGAAGTAAGGGAAGATGGCTTTGTACAAAGGGTGATCTATGGGGTTTTAAATTTAGCCTTAAATAAAGAAAGAAGTGAATTTACACCCTTGATAAAAAATGAATGGATCCAAAGAGAGCTAAGGCTTGATTGTTGTGGATATCGTTTTGCTAAGGGATCTAAGATAAGACTTTCTTTGGCTACAACCTTTTGGCCTATGTTTTGGCCTATGCCTGAAAATGTGACCTTGACTTTGGATTTAAATGAATGCGATTTTGCTTTACCTGTTTTTAGTGGCAAGGATAGCAATAAAGTGAATTTAGAAGCTCAAAGTGCTCCTTTAACTCCTCTTACTTTGCTTAAAGAAGGTAGGGTAGATAGGAGTATAACTTATGATATTTTAAGCGATACTTACGCTTGTATAACCGATGGAGTGGGTGGAGTTTTTGGCGAAGGTATTTATAGATTTGATGAGATTGATGTTTTAGTAGAACACAATCTTAAAAGAGAGCTAGTCCTTCAAAATGAAGATCCTCTAAGTGCTAAACACACTATCACTCAAAAGATGAAAATTGGTAGGGAAAATTGCATGATGGATGCTGATATTATTCTTACTCAAACCAGTGATAAGGAGTATTTTTATATCAAGGGTAAAATGCAGGTTAAGGAAAATGAAAAACTTGTCTTTGATAAAAATTATAATTATAAAACTCTACGAAAGAGTTTGTAA
- the rplV gene encoding 50S ribosomal protein L22 yields the protein MSKALIKFIRLSPTKARLIAREVQGMNAELAMASLKFMPNKGAKYIANAISSAVANGGFEANEVVVKSCRVDAAAVLKRFRPRARGSASRIRKPTSHILVEVAKAEVKAEEKKTVAKKAPAAKKTTTTKAPAKKTTSTKKATAKKES from the coding sequence ATGAGTAAAGCATTAATTAAATTCATAAGATTATCTCCAACTAAAGCAAGATTGATTGCTAGAGAAGTTCAGGGGATGAATGCAGAATTAGCTATGGCTAGTTTAAAATTTATGCCAAATAAAGGTGCAAAATACATCGCAAATGCAATTTCAAGTGCAGTAGCAAATGGTGGCTTTGAAGCAAACGAAGTGGTTGTAAAAAGTTGTCGTGTTGACGCAGCTGCGGTATTAAAAAGATTTAGACCAAGAGCTAGAGGAAGTGCAAGTCGTATTAGAAAACCAACTTCACATATTTTAGTAGAAGTGGCAAAAGCAGAAGTGAAAGCTGAAGAGAAAAAAACAGTAGCTAAAAAAGCTCCAGCAGCTAAAAAGACTACTACAACAAAAGCTCCAGCTAAAAAAACAACAAGCACTAAAAAAGCAACAGCGAAAAAGGAAAGCTAA
- the rpsQ gene encoding 30S ribosomal protein S17 — protein MAFKREIQGVVVKIAGEKTASVLVERKVVHPRYRKIVKRFKKYLIHDERNEVKVGDTVVAVECRPLSKRKSFRLKSVLATGVE, from the coding sequence ATGGCATTTAAAAGAGAAATTCAAGGCGTTGTTGTTAAAATCGCTGGTGAAAAAACCGCAAGTGTTTTGGTTGAAAGAAAAGTGGTTCATCCAAGATATAGAAAAATTGTTAAACGCTTTAAAAAATATCTAATTCATGATGAGAGAAATGAAGTTAAAGTGGGTGATACTGTTGTTGCAGTAGAATGCAGACCACTTTCAAAAAGAAAATCATTTCGCTTAAAATCTGTATTAGCTACAGGAGTTGAGTAA
- the rpsS gene encoding 30S ribosomal protein S19, with amino-acid sequence MARSLKKGPFVDDHVMKKVIAAKKANDNKPIKTWSRRSTITPDMIGLTFNVHNGKSFIPVYITENHIGYKLGEFAPTRTFKGHKGSVQKKIGK; translated from the coding sequence ATGGCTAGATCACTAAAAAAAGGTCCTTTTGTTGATGATCATGTAATGAAAAAAGTCATCGCTGCTAAAAAGGCTAATGATAATAAACCAATTAAAACTTGGTCAAGAAGAAGCACAATTACTCCTGATATGATAGGACTTACATTTAATGTTCATAATGGTAAAAGCTTCATTCCGGTTTATATTACTGAAAATCACATCGGTTATAAACTTGGTGAATTTGCTCCAACACGCACATTCAAAGGGCATAAAGGCTCTGTGCAAAAGAAAATTGGTAAGTAA
- the rpsE gene encoding 30S ribosomal protein S5 — protein sequence MEKYNREEFEEVIVDIGRVTKVVKGGRRFRFTALVIVGNRKGLVGVGYGKAKEVPDAIRKAVDDAFKNIVEVKTKGSTIAHDVEVKYNASRILLKPASEGTGVIAGGSTRPIVELAGIKDILTKSLGSNNSANVVRATIKALTMLKG from the coding sequence ATGGAAAAATATAATAGAGAAGAATTTGAAGAAGTAATCGTCGATATCGGCAGAGTTACTAAGGTTGTTAAAGGTGGTAGAAGATTTAGATTTACTGCTTTAGTTATCGTTGGAAACCGCAAAGGTTTAGTAGGTGTTGGTTATGGTAAGGCTAAGGAAGTTCCAGATGCCATCCGTAAAGCTGTTGACGATGCGTTTAAAAATATCGTTGAAGTTAAAACTAAAGGCTCAACTATCGCTCACGATGTAGAGGTAAAATATAACGCAAGTAGAATTTTACTTAAACCAGCTAGTGAAGGTACAGGAGTTATTGCAGGTGGTTCTACACGCCCTATCGTGGAACTTGCAGGTATTAAAGACATCTTAACCAAGTCTTTGGGTTCAAATAATTCAGCTAATGTGGTTCGTGCTACAATCAAAGCTTTAACAATGTTAAAAGGATAA
- the rplN gene encoding 50S ribosomal protein L14 yields MIQSFTRLAVADNSGAKELMCIKVLGGSKRRYATVGDVIVASVKKALPNGKVKKGQVVKAVIVRTKKEIHRDNGSLIRFDENAAVILDNKREPIGTRIFGPVGREVRYGGFMKIVSLAPEVL; encoded by the coding sequence ATGATTCAAAGTTTTACAAGACTTGCAGTTGCTGATAATAGCGGTGCAAAAGAATTAATGTGTATCAAGGTTTTAGGGGGTAGCAAAAGAAGATACGCTACCGTAGGTGATGTAATCGTTGCATCTGTTAAAAAAGCTTTACCAAATGGAAAAGTTAAAAAAGGTCAAGTGGTAAAAGCGGTTATCGTTAGAACTAAAAAAGAAATTCATAGAGATAATGGTTCTTTGATTCGTTTTGATGAAAATGCTGCGGTTATTCTTGACAACAAAAGAGAGCCTATCGGAACTCGTATCTTTGGGCCAGTGGGCAGAGAAGTTAGATATGGTGGCTTTATGAAAATCGTTTCACTAGCACCGGAGGTATTATAA
- the rpsN gene encoding type Z 30S ribosomal protein S14, with translation MAKKSMIAKAARKPKFKVRAYTRCQICGRPHSVYRDFGICRVCLRKMGNEGLIPGLKKASW, from the coding sequence ATGGCTAAAAAATCAATGATTGCAAAAGCGGCACGCAAGCCTAAATTTAAAGTTAGAGCTTATACAAGATGCCAAATTTGTGGGCGTCCGCATTCGGTTTATAGAGATTTTGGAATTTGCAGAGTTTGCTTAAGAAAAATGGGCAACGAAGGTTTGATTCCAGGTCTTAAGAAAGCAAGTTGGTAA
- the rplO gene encoding 50S ribosomal protein L15 produces the protein MNLTKAAGSTHKTKRIGRGQGSGMGKTATKGGKGQTARKGYNEKRGFEGGQQPLQRRLPKVGFTSKIQKPYVINVEKITAVKELSEITFESIKSVHKISKSVNKIKLIGASAKDLVSKIKDENISVTGSK, from the coding sequence ATGAATTTAACAAAAGCAGCGGGTTCAACGCATAAAACTAAAAGAATTGGCCGTGGTCAAGGTTCTGGCATGGGTAAGACTGCTACTAAAGGGGGTAAAGGTCAAACTGCTAGAAAAGGTTATAATGAAAAAAGAGGTTTTGAAGGGGGTCAACAACCACTTCAAAGAAGACTACCAAAAGTAGGTTTTACTTCTAAAATTCAAAAACCTTATGTGATCAATGTTGAAAAAATCACAGCTGTAAAAGAGCTTAGTGAAATTACATTTGAGAGCATTAAAAGTGTTCACAAAATTTCAAAATCTGTGAATAAAATCAAATTAATTGGTGCAAGTGCAAAAGACTTAGTATCAAAAATCAAAGACGAGAATATTAGCGTCACCGGATCAAAATAA
- the rpmC gene encoding 50S ribosomal protein L29 — MKYTEIKDKTAAELATMLKEKKVLLFTLKQKLKTMQLTNPKEISQVKKDIARINTAINALR, encoded by the coding sequence ATGAAATATACTGAGATTAAAGATAAAACAGCAGCTGAGCTTGCAACAATGCTAAAAGAAAAAAAGGTGCTTTTATTCACTTTAAAACAAAAGCTAAAAACAATGCAACTTACTAATCCAAAAGAGATTAGCCAAGTAAAAAAAGACATTGCTAGAATAAATACAGCAATTAACGCTTTAAGATAA
- the secY gene encoding preprotein translocase subunit SecY, with protein sequence MNRALTNKILITLAFLFAYRVLAYVPVPGVNADVIAEFFNNNQNNALGLFNVFSGGAAERFSIISLGIMPYITASIIMELLAATFPNIGKMKKERDSMQKYMQIIRYATIVITLVQSIGVAIGLQSLHGRGGAGAIMVEDLNMFIALCAISMLAGTMLLMWLGEQITQRGIGNGISLIIFAGIVSGIPRAISGTVGQINSGEMNFLTAFAIFALILITIGVIIYVELGERRIPISYSRKVVMQNQNKRIMNYIPIKLNLSGVIPPIFASAILMFPTTILQTSTNPYLQAINDFLNPNGYLFHVLTFLFVIFFAYFYASIVFNAKDIAENLKKQGGFIPGIRPGEGTSNYLNEVASRLTLSGSIYLGLVATLPWVLVKFMGVPFHFGGTSVLIVVQVALDTMRKIEAQIYMSKYQTLSAVGL encoded by the coding sequence ATGAATAGAGCATTGACGAATAAGATTTTAATCACCTTAGCATTTTTATTTGCTTATAGGGTTCTGGCTTATGTGCCAGTTCCTGGCGTCAATGCTGATGTGATTGCGGAATTTTTTAATAACAATCAAAACAATGCTTTGGGTTTATTTAATGTTTTTAGTGGTGGAGCGGCTGAACGCTTTTCTATCATTTCTTTAGGTATTATGCCTTATATCACTGCTTCTATTATTATGGAGCTTCTTGCAGCAACTTTTCCAAATATTGGTAAGATGAAAAAAGAGCGTGATAGTATGCAAAAATATATGCAAATTATCCGTTATGCGACTATTGTGATTACTTTGGTTCAAAGTATAGGCGTTGCTATAGGTTTGCAAAGCTTGCACGGTCGTGGTGGTGCAGGGGCTATAATGGTAGAAGATTTAAATATGTTTATCGCACTTTGTGCTATTTCTATGCTTGCAGGAACTATGCTTTTAATGTGGCTTGGCGAACAAATCACACAAAGAGGTATAGGAAATGGTATTTCTTTAATCATTTTTGCAGGTATTGTTTCAGGTATTCCAAGAGCGATTTCAGGAACTGTAGGGCAAATCAATTCAGGCGAGATGAATTTCTTGACCGCTTTTGCAATTTTTGCTTTGATTTTAATCACTATAGGCGTGATTATTTATGTAGAACTTGGAGAAAGAAGAATTCCTATTTCTTATTCTCGTAAAGTTGTAATGCAAAATCAAAACAAACGCATTATGAATTATATTCCTATTAAACTCAATCTTAGTGGGGTTATTCCACCGATTTTTGCTAGTGCGATTTTGATGTTTCCAACAACAATTTTACAAACTAGTACAAATCCTTATCTACAAGCCATTAATGACTTTTTAAATCCAAATGGTTATTTGTTTCATGTTTTAACTTTCTTGTTTGTAATTTTCTTTGCTTATTTTTATGCTTCTATTGTATTTAACGCTAAAGATATAGCAGAAAATTTGAAAAAACAAGGCGGTTTTATCCCTGGAATTCGTCCAGGTGAGGGAACTTCAAATTATCTTAACGAAGTGGCTTCTCGTTTAACTTTATCAGGTTCTATTTATTTAGGACTTGTTGCAACCTTGCCTTGGGTTTTGGTGAAATTTATGGGTGTGCCTTTTCATTTTGGCGGTACTTCCGTACTTATTGTAGTTCAAGTAGCACTTGATACGATGAGAAAAATTGAAGCTCAAATTTATATGAGTAAATACCAAACTTTAAGTGCGGTAGGTTTGTAA
- the rpsH gene encoding 30S ribosomal protein S8 produces MINDIISDSLTRIRNAGMRKLETTKLLHSKVVEALVGIFQAKGYIESFNVIEEDKKKFINVVLKYDEKGKSVINELKRISKPGRRVYKGKDEIKRFKNGYGTIVVSTSHGVLANDEAYKAGVGGEILCTIW; encoded by the coding sequence ATGATAAATGATATTATTTCAGATTCACTCACTCGTATCAGAAATGCAGGAATGAGAAAGCTTGAAACAACCAAGCTTTTACATTCTAAAGTTGTAGAAGCTTTAGTTGGAATTTTTCAAGCTAAGGGCTATATTGAGAGTTTTAATGTTATTGAAGAAGATAAAAAGAAATTTATCAATGTAGTTTTAAAATACGATGAAAAAGGTAAGAGTGTTATCAATGAGCTTAAAAGAATTTCTAAGCCTGGTCGTCGTGTTTATAAAGGTAAAGATGAAATCAAGCGTTTTAAAAATGGTTATGGTACTATCGTAGTTAGCACAAGTCATGGCGTTTTAGCTAATGATGAAGCTTATAAAGCAGGTGTTGGCGGCGAAATTTTATGTACCATTTGGTAA
- the rpsC gene encoding 30S ribosomal protein S3, translating to MGQKVNPIGLRLGINRNWESRWFPTKANLVENIGEDYKIRAFLKRKLYYAGISQILVERTAKKLRVTVVAARPGIIIGKKGSDVDNLRKELQDLIGKDVNINIKEERKAGASAQLAAESVATQLEKRIAFRRAMKKVIQGAQKAGAKGIKVSVSGRLGGAEMARTEWYLEGRVPLHTLRAKIDYGFAEARTTYGNIGVKVWIFKGEVLHKGMQPEKTEESAPAKKPRRTRRGK from the coding sequence ATGGGACAAAAAGTTAATCCAATTGGTCTAAGACTAGGAATCAATAGAAATTGGGAATCAAGATGGTTTCCGACTAAAGCAAATTTAGTAGAAAATATCGGTGAAGATTACAAAATCAGAGCTTTCTTAAAAAGAAAACTTTATTACGCAGGAATCAGTCAAATTTTAGTAGAAAGAACTGCTAAAAAACTTCGCGTTACTGTAGTTGCCGCAAGACCAGGTATCATCATCGGTAAAAAAGGTAGTGATGTTGATAATTTAAGAAAAGAATTGCAAGATTTAATCGGTAAAGATGTAAATATCAATATTAAAGAAGAAAGAAAAGCAGGAGCTTCAGCTCAACTTGCTGCTGAAAGTGTTGCAACTCAACTTGAAAAAAGAATTGCTTTTAGAAGAGCGATGAAAAAAGTAATTCAAGGTGCGCAAAAAGCAGGTGCTAAAGGGATTAAAGTTTCAGTTTCTGGTCGTTTAGGCGGTGCTGAAATGGCAAGAACAGAATGGTATCTTGAAGGACGCGTTCCACTTCATACTTTAAGAGCAAAAATTGATTATGGTTTTGCAGAAGCTAGAACTACTTATGGAAACATAGGGGTTAAAGTATGGATCTTTAAAGGTGAAGTATTGCACAAAGGTATGCAACCTGAAAAAACTGAAGAAAGTGCTCCAGCTAAAAAGCCAAGACGCACAAGAAGGGGTAAATAA